The genomic region GAAATCGGGATGTCCGTTACGCATGCTGTCGCTTCAGCCAGTAATGAACCGGGATGATGATATGGATAAATGCGATGACAAGAACTGCTTCGTGCACGGAAACCTGAAAGTGAGGGGCTCGAGGATAGTCGGGGAAGTGGTGAGCGACAAGGGCAAGCGCACCGTAATCGTGGAGAGGAACATCTCCAGCATAATGCCCAAGTACAACAGGATTTCAAAAGAGCGCAGCCGGGTCGCAGCGCACAACCCGCCGTGCATAAACGCGAAGACCGGGGACACAGTGCGCATAGGCGAGACGAGGAAGATAAGCAAGATAAAGGCCTGGACCGTTGTCGAAGTGATAACCGCGGCCAAGGGGAAAGCATAATCCACTCATGGAAGGTGATTGCAGATGAAAGGACTCGGTTCTCATATCGTAAGGTGCCTGCCCGTGGGCGCAAGGGTTACCTGCCACGACAACAGCGGCGCCAAGGAAGTTGAAATAATCAACGTGCTCACGCTCAAAGGGGTGCGCGGCCGCGTTCCAACCGCAGGGATAGGGGACGTGGTAATCGCTTCGGTGAAGAAGGGCAAGCCGGAAATGGTGAAGAAAGTGGTGCGCGCCCTCATCGTGAGGCAGAAGAAGGCGTTCAAGCGCGCCAACGGCATGACCGTGCAGTTCGAGGACAACGCAGCAGTCCTTGTGACCGAGGACGGTTTGCCGATAGGCACCGAAATCAAGGGCGTGGTGGCCAAGGAGATTACCGAGAGGTACCCCAAGGTTTCCGCCATAGCCCCCGGAGTGATATAATCGGTGGTTATGATGAAAAAGGACACTGAAAGAAAGAAATTCCACGAAGCGAAGCTCCACGAGCTGAGGCCCAGGATGCACATGCATCTTTCCAAGGACCTCAGGACGAAACTCAAAATCAAGAATCGCGCGCTCCTTGTGAACAAGGGGGACAGCGTGAGGATTATGCGCGGCTCGGGCAA from Candidatus Micrarchaeia archaeon harbors:
- a CDS encoding 30S ribosomal protein S17, producing the protein MDKCDDKNCFVHGNLKVRGSRIVGEVVSDKGKRTVIVERNISSIMPKYNRISKERSRVAAHNPPCINAKTGDTVRIGETRKISKIKAWTVVEVITAAKGKA
- a CDS encoding 50S ribosomal protein L14, which produces MKGLGSHIVRCLPVGARVTCHDNSGAKEVEIINVLTLKGVRGRVPTAGIGDVVIASVKKGKPEMVKKVVRALIVRQKKAFKRANGMTVQFEDNAAVLVTEDGLPIGTEIKGVVAKEITERYPKVSAIAPGVI